The following are from one region of the Bradyrhizobium sediminis genome:
- a CDS encoding sensor histidine kinase — protein sequence MLTPHDKDGPSGLIERAGVAEAIALSPASEDAWIDVIRKMDEVYSELVQSQVELEQKNAELEEARQFIDSVVAAMTDVLIVCDRAGRIEQVNRALERLTGQSGKSLTGQPLEVLLAPGQEPLFDELRSKLHGGVGLGDCEVSFIDSTGTPTLLSMSCSSRCDHKGRFVGLVLIGRPVGELRRAYTELAAAHQDLRQAQKQLVFSEKMAALGRLVAGVAHELNNPISFVFGNMHALKRYGGRLTKYLQAIDRGESPDQLLKLRSSLKIDRILLDVGPLVEGTLEGAERVSEIVQDLRRFSSSQTEPLENFNVSRVVRTAISWVVKTTRIKPEVVLDLPDRLEVVSRRGPVHQIMVNLVQNAIDVMAEQPVPKLVVSGAREGQWVVVRVRDFGPGMSAVVMKRLFEPFFTTKPIGKGTGLGLYVSYGLAEELGGQLDGANHEDGGAVFTLRLPAQEVPDAEPSW from the coding sequence GTGTTGACGCCGCATGACAAGGACGGCCCGTCCGGGCTGATCGAGCGGGCCGGCGTGGCCGAGGCCATTGCGCTGTCGCCGGCGTCCGAGGACGCCTGGATCGACGTGATCCGCAAGATGGACGAGGTCTATTCCGAGCTCGTTCAATCCCAGGTCGAACTGGAGCAGAAAAACGCCGAGCTGGAGGAGGCGCGCCAGTTCATCGACAGCGTGGTCGCTGCCATGACCGACGTGCTGATCGTCTGCGACCGGGCGGGCCGCATCGAACAGGTCAATCGGGCGCTCGAGCGGCTCACAGGGCAAAGCGGCAAGTCGCTCACCGGGCAGCCGCTGGAGGTGCTGTTGGCTCCCGGCCAGGAGCCGCTGTTCGACGAGCTGCGCTCGAAGCTGCATGGCGGTGTGGGCCTCGGAGATTGCGAGGTTTCGTTCATCGACAGCACCGGGACGCCCACGCTGCTGTCGATGAGCTGCTCGTCACGATGCGATCACAAGGGGCGCTTCGTCGGTCTCGTGCTGATCGGCCGTCCGGTCGGCGAGCTGCGTCGCGCCTATACCGAACTCGCCGCCGCTCATCAGGATCTGCGTCAGGCGCAGAAGCAGCTGGTGTTCTCCGAGAAGATGGCTGCACTTGGCCGTCTCGTCGCCGGCGTCGCCCACGAACTCAACAATCCGATCAGTTTCGTGTTCGGCAATATGCATGCGCTGAAGCGTTATGGCGGGCGGCTCACCAAATATCTTCAGGCGATCGACCGGGGCGAAAGCCCGGACCAACTGCTCAAGTTGCGCAGTTCCCTGAAGATCGACCGCATCCTGCTCGACGTCGGCCCGCTCGTGGAAGGCACCCTCGAGGGCGCCGAACGCGTGAGCGAAATCGTCCAGGATCTGCGCCGATTCTCCAGTTCCCAGACTGAGCCGCTGGAGAACTTCAATGTCAGCCGCGTGGTTCGCACGGCGATCAGCTGGGTGGTGAAGACGACGCGGATCAAGCCGGAGGTCGTGCTCGATTTGCCTGACCGGCTCGAGGTCGTCAGCCGGCGCGGGCCGGTTCATCAGATCATGGTCAACCTCGTGCAAAACGCCATCGACGTCATGGCCGAACAGCCGGTACCGAAGCTGGTGGTCAGTGGCGCTCGCGAGGGCCAATGGGTGGTGGTGCGCGTGCGCGACTTTGGTCCCGGCATGTCGGCCGTCGTGATGAAGCGGCTGTTCGAGCCGTTCTTCACGACGAAGCCGATCGGCAAGGGAACCGGGCTTGGCCTTTATGTCAGCTATGGCCTCGCGGAGGAGTTGGGCGGGCAACTCGACGGCGCCAATCACGAGGACGGCGGCGCAGTCTTCACCTTGCGTTTGCCGGCGCAGGAGGTGCCCGATGCAGAACCTTCCTGGTAA
- a CDS encoding HupU protein produces the protein MQNLPGKPRRLNLLWLQSGGCGGCTLSLIGAESPDLLTALDIAGIDLAWHPSLSEATGFELHELLARLISGEEPLDILCLEGSVIRGPRGTGRFHMLSGSERPMKDLIADLAPLANHVVAVGTCAAFGGITAAGDNPSDACGLVYDGREPGGLLGPRFRARSGLPVINVSGCPVHPGWVVETFLQLAGGTLTEADLDGIGRPRFYADHLVHHGCTRNEFYEFKASARNLSEMGCMMEHLGCMGTQVHADCNIRLWNGEGSCTRGGYPCISCTEPGFEELDHPFTLTPKRAGIPVGLPTDMPKAWFVALASLSKAATPERLRKNAVADHIVVPPVGRQGKHQK, from the coding sequence ATGCAGAACCTTCCTGGTAAGCCTCGCCGCCTGAACCTTTTGTGGTTGCAATCGGGCGGCTGCGGCGGCTGTACGCTCTCGCTGATCGGTGCGGAGTCCCCCGACCTGCTGACCGCGCTGGATATCGCCGGCATCGATCTGGCGTGGCACCCCTCGCTCAGCGAGGCTACCGGATTCGAACTGCACGAACTCCTCGCGCGCCTGATTTCGGGTGAGGAGCCGCTCGACATCCTCTGCCTCGAAGGTTCGGTAATCCGTGGCCCGCGCGGGACCGGGCGCTTTCACATGCTCTCGGGCAGCGAGCGTCCGATGAAGGATCTGATAGCCGATCTGGCGCCGCTGGCGAACCACGTCGTCGCTGTCGGAACGTGTGCGGCCTTCGGCGGCATCACGGCGGCGGGCGACAATCCTTCGGACGCCTGTGGGCTTGTCTACGACGGGCGCGAGCCTGGCGGGCTGCTCGGACCGCGCTTCCGTGCCCGATCCGGACTGCCGGTGATCAATGTTTCCGGCTGCCCCGTTCATCCGGGGTGGGTCGTCGAAACCTTCCTGCAACTGGCGGGTGGCACATTGACGGAAGCCGACCTCGACGGCATCGGCCGGCCGCGCTTCTATGCCGATCATCTCGTCCATCACGGCTGCACCCGCAACGAATTCTATGAGTTCAAGGCGAGCGCGCGAAATCTGAGCGAGATGGGATGCATGATGGAGCATCTCGGCTGCATGGGCACCCAGGTTCACGCCGACTGCAATATCCGGCTCTGGAACGGAGAGGGCTCGTGCACGCGCGGCGGCTATCCCTGCATCAGTTGCACGGAGCCCGGATTCGAGGAACTGGATCATCCCTTTACGCTAACGCCGAAGCGCGCCGGTATCCCGGTCGGTCTTCCGACCGACATGCCCAAAGCGTGGTTCGTGGCGCTGGCCTCCCTCTCCAAGGCCGCAACGCCGGAACGGCTCCGGAAGAATGCCGTCGCCGATCACATCGTGGTGCCGCCGGTGGGGCGCCAGGGAAAACACCAGAAATGA
- a CDS encoding nickel-dependent hydrogenase large subunit, translating into MTRRVVGPFNRVEGDLEIKLDIDGGAVRAAFINSPLFRGFEQILVGKSPSDALVYTPRICGICSVSQSMAAASALAAMQGVAIPDNGALVQNLVMAAENTADHLTHFYLFFMPDFARAVYRAEPWFGAAEARFKAVSGTAAREVLPARAEFLHLMGILAGRWPHTLGLQPGGTTRAVGGSEQVRLLATVASLRRFLETSLFADTLEQVTALDSEAALDAWMDAAPSERGDLRHFLVVSKVMGLDKLGRGTGRYLSYGAYGMNGGHAFRRGIVEAGRPRAFRSAEIAEDHASSWLARPAAPAHPSHGLTLPEPDAPGGYTWCKAPRLAGSVVEVGALARQIVDGHPLIVDLVARGGGNARTRIIARMLEIARIVPLMEAWVRTIRPREPFCAHAAMPPDGECEGLVEAARGALGHWMEVRDGRIANYQIVAPTTWNFSPRDENGVPGVCEQALVDAPVREGEIEPVAVQHIVRSFDPCMVCTVH; encoded by the coding sequence ATGACGCGCCGGGTCGTGGGGCCGTTCAACAGGGTTGAGGGCGATCTCGAGATCAAACTCGATATCGATGGGGGAGCGGTGCGCGCGGCCTTCATCAACTCTCCGCTGTTTCGCGGGTTCGAACAGATCCTGGTCGGCAAGAGCCCGAGCGATGCTCTGGTCTATACGCCGCGAATTTGCGGTATCTGCTCGGTATCGCAGTCGATGGCGGCGGCCAGCGCGCTGGCGGCGATGCAAGGGGTCGCGATACCGGACAATGGCGCACTGGTCCAGAACCTGGTGATGGCGGCCGAAAATACCGCCGATCACCTGACGCATTTCTACTTGTTCTTCATGCCGGATTTCGCGCGGGCGGTGTATCGGGCCGAGCCGTGGTTCGGCGCTGCCGAGGCCAGGTTCAAGGCGGTCAGCGGCACGGCGGCGCGCGAGGTTCTTCCGGCGCGTGCGGAGTTTCTGCATTTGATGGGGATACTTGCCGGACGCTGGCCGCATACGCTGGGGCTTCAGCCCGGTGGAACGACGCGGGCGGTCGGGGGCAGCGAGCAGGTGCGCCTCTTGGCTACCGTTGCGTCCCTGCGCAGGTTTCTCGAAACCTCGCTATTCGCCGATACGCTGGAGCAGGTAACTGCGCTCGACAGCGAAGCAGCTCTCGATGCGTGGATGGACGCGGCTCCGTCCGAGCGGGGCGACCTCCGCCATTTTCTGGTCGTGTCGAAGGTGATGGGGCTCGACAAGCTTGGACGCGGCACTGGGCGCTATCTGAGCTACGGCGCCTATGGCATGAACGGCGGACATGCTTTCAGACGTGGCATTGTCGAGGCGGGGCGTCCCCGTGCGTTTCGTTCCGCGGAGATTGCGGAGGATCATGCCTCGTCATGGCTGGCGCGGCCTGCGGCTCCCGCTCATCCCTCCCATGGTCTCACCTTGCCGGAGCCCGATGCGCCGGGCGGCTACACCTGGTGCAAGGCGCCGCGATTGGCCGGTTCCGTGGTCGAGGTCGGTGCCCTGGCCCGCCAGATCGTCGACGGTCATCCGCTGATCGTCGATCTCGTCGCCAGGGGCGGCGGCAATGCCCGCACCCGCATCATTGCCCGCATGCTGGAGATCGCCCGGATCGTGCCGCTGATGGAAGCGTGGGTGCGCACGATCCGTCCACGCGAGCCATTCTGCGCCCATGCCGCGATGCCGCCGGATGGCGAATGCGAAGGGCTGGTCGAGGCGGCGCGGGGCGCGCTTGGCCACTGGATGGAAGTGCGCGACGGGCGCATCGCCAATTACCAGATCGTCGCGCCGACCACCTGGAATTTTTCGCCCCGCGACGAAAACGGGGTTCCCGGCGTCTGCGAACAGGCTCTGGTCGACGCTCCGGTGCGCGAGGGCGAGATCGAACCGGTCGCCGTGCAGCATATCGTGCGCTCGTTCGATCCATGCATGGTCTGCACGGTGCATTGA
- the hypF gene encoding carbamoyltransferase HypF, which translates to MARARPVSTTQAGVSYRVRGLVQGVGFRPAVWRLATSFGLRGEVLNDGEGVLIRAWGPPDALDGFSRSLRRDVPRLARIDDIVRQPLPGGPEGNDFRIVGSNTGPVRTGVVADAATCPDCLAEVFDPAGRRYRYPFTNCTHCGPRLSIIRAIPYDRATTSMAAFAMCPTCLAEYEDPDDRRFHAQPNACPDCGPRVWLADAKGNELPSAGDAIRTTAAAIRDGRIVAVKGIGGFHLACDATNEDAVARLRARKRRYAKPFALMARDIDMVSQYARIADHDRAVLASAAAPIVILDAHDGMGRLAPSIAPDQSSLGFMLAYTPLHHLLMSDLCAPIVLTSGNRSDEPQVIANDEALASLAGIADLWLLNDRDIVSRLDDSVVRSMSSAPRLLRRARGYAPEPIQLGDGFADAPSVMAMGAELKSTICLVREGRAIVSQHIGDLEDAATHADYRKVLAHYRELHCFSPALVAVDAHPGYLSTQWGEACARQDGDLLVRIPHHHAHVASCLAEHRVALDAPPALAIILDGLGLGEDGTLWGGEIMLADYVSAQRLASFMPVPLLGGARAMREPWRNAFTHLSQFIGWDDVCSRYPDLAITRQLSAKPVATLQAMMDSGLNAPPASSAGRLFDAVAAVLGIAPETCSYEGQAAIGLEALAATEEREPGDEYVGQIANSQIELISWTAMWRNLLADLARGVETPRIAARFHAGLALTLSSMAARLAGVRGIDTIVLGGGVFQNRLLLEAVTSNLEAGGLRVLSPRLLPANDGGISLGQGAIAAARALCR; encoded by the coding sequence ATGGCGCGGGCCCGACCAGTATCGACGACGCAAGCGGGTGTCTCCTACCGCGTGCGCGGTCTGGTGCAGGGTGTCGGATTCCGCCCTGCGGTCTGGCGGCTCGCCACGTCGTTCGGGCTTCGTGGCGAGGTGCTGAACGACGGGGAGGGCGTGTTGATCCGCGCGTGGGGCCCGCCGGACGCGCTCGATGGCTTTTCGCGCTCGCTGCGTCGGGATGTGCCGCGGCTGGCGCGCATCGACGATATCGTGCGCCAGCCGTTGCCGGGCGGCCCGGAAGGCAACGATTTCCGTATTGTCGGGAGCAACACAGGCCCGGTCCGCACCGGCGTCGTTGCCGATGCGGCGACCTGTCCCGATTGCCTTGCGGAAGTATTCGATCCCGCCGGCCGGCGCTATCGCTACCCTTTCACCAATTGTACTCACTGCGGTCCGCGGCTTTCGATCATCCGCGCGATTCCCTACGATCGCGCCACCACGTCGATGGCCGCCTTTGCCATGTGTCCGACCTGTCTGGCCGAGTACGAAGATCCGGACGACCGGCGCTTCCACGCCCAGCCGAATGCCTGTCCCGATTGCGGTCCGCGCGTCTGGCTTGCGGATGCGAAAGGCAACGAACTGCCATCGGCCGGCGATGCCATTCGGACGACGGCTGCCGCCATTCGCGACGGGCGCATCGTCGCCGTCAAGGGCATTGGCGGTTTTCACCTGGCCTGCGATGCCACCAATGAGGATGCTGTTGCGAGGCTGAGGGCCCGCAAGCGCCGCTATGCGAAGCCATTCGCATTGATGGCGCGCGACATCGATATGGTCTCGCAATATGCCCGCATCGCGGACCACGACCGTGCCGTGCTAGCGAGTGCCGCGGCGCCGATTGTCATCCTCGATGCACACGATGGTATGGGCCGGCTCGCTCCGTCGATCGCGCCCGATCAGTCGAGTCTCGGATTCATGCTCGCCTATACGCCGTTGCATCACTTGCTGATGTCGGATCTCTGCGCGCCGATCGTGCTCACCTCCGGCAATCGCAGCGACGAGCCGCAGGTGATCGCCAACGACGAAGCACTCGCGAGCCTCGCCGGCATCGCCGATCTCTGGCTCCTGAACGACCGCGATATCGTCAGCCGTCTTGACGATTCCGTCGTGCGGTCGATGTCCTCTGCACCTCGATTGTTGCGCCGCGCCCGTGGTTACGCGCCAGAACCCATTCAGCTCGGCGATGGGTTCGCCGATGCGCCGTCGGTGATGGCGATGGGTGCGGAACTCAAATCGACGATCTGCCTCGTTCGCGAGGGCCGTGCGATCGTCTCCCAGCATATCGGCGACCTTGAGGACGCGGCCACGCATGCCGACTATCGCAAGGTGCTGGCGCATTATCGCGAACTACATTGCTTTTCGCCGGCGCTCGTCGCCGTGGATGCTCACCCGGGTTATCTCTCGACGCAATGGGGTGAGGCATGTGCGCGCCAGGATGGCGATTTACTGGTCCGCATCCCCCACCACCATGCCCACGTCGCAAGTTGCCTCGCCGAGCACCGCGTCGCGCTCGATGCGCCGCCCGCGCTGGCGATCATCCTCGATGGCCTTGGGCTCGGCGAGGACGGGACGCTGTGGGGCGGCGAGATCATGCTTGCCGACTACGTCTCAGCCCAGCGCCTGGCGAGTTTCATGCCGGTGCCGCTGCTCGGTGGTGCGCGCGCCATGCGTGAGCCATGGCGCAATGCTTTTACACATCTCTCACAGTTCATCGGCTGGGACGATGTTTGCAGTCGATATCCCGATCTAGCCATCACGCGGCAGCTCTCGGCAAAACCCGTCGCGACTTTGCAGGCCATGATGGACAGTGGTCTAAACGCACCGCCGGCCTCCTCGGCAGGGCGGCTGTTCGATGCGGTCGCGGCCGTACTCGGAATCGCGCCCGAAACCTGCTCCTACGAGGGCCAGGCAGCGATCGGGCTGGAGGCGCTCGCGGCGACGGAAGAACGTGAACCCGGCGACGAATATGTCGGCCAGATTGCCAATAGCCAAATCGAACTGATTTCGTGGACGGCGATGTGGCGCAACCTGCTCGCCGACCTGGCGCGGGGCGTCGAGACGCCGCGCATCGCCGCGCGGTTTCACGCGGGGCTTGCGCTGACCCTTTCATCCATGGCAGCGCGCCTTGCAGGCGTTCGCGGCATCGACACCATCGTCCTGGGCGGGGGAGTCTTCCAGAACCGTCTGTTGCTCGAAGCCGTAACGTCCAATCTCGAGGCGGGTGGTCTGAGGGTGCTGAGCCCCCGGCTTCTGCCCGCCAACGACGGCGGCATCTCGCTGGGACAGGGTGCAATCGCTGCGGCACGTGCGCTTTGCCGCTAA